AAAAGCAATCTAAACCATATCATTTCTCACCAATGTTAAAAAATAGATGGTGGCGCATCCAATTATTTCTTCAAACATATAGTATTACTTTTATCAGGAAAACGAACATATTCGTTGATTAATTTGAAGTATTTGTTACAAGTTTGCGTCtagatttaaaaattgagCAAATATTTATGCATTGACATCGATGCTCCATTTGTTTCACTATTTTATATGGGTAATTTGAATGCAAAagtgataaataattatcaaatgGACCCCCACCATGTTTAAAGTGgtacaaatatcaatattaaaaacttACTTGTACTATCTTTAAAAATActgtactactatataaaatacttGAGGAGCTTATTTGACATTTTCTCTTATTAAAGTTATGAATGATCTAACATTTTCTCCTATTGGCAaacgaaaagaaaaataaatataatcaacaataTTTCACATTAACgtgaagagagaaataaaaccATATATATCTTTCTATCATTCCTTTTATTGCAAACATAACGAAATGCTATTTAAAGAAACCAATGCATTATTTACTAACAAATTCAAAGAGGAACCACCTTATCCTTATCATTGTTTTTCCTTATGGGGGCGAGGTGGTTGTCCACCGCTGTGGCCTTATCGTGGTGGCAGTCGGGGGGAGCAAGGGTTCTCAGTTGGAGGGGGTTCCATCGGAGTAATTGAATCCACATACGGTGGCGACGTCATTTTGTACAATTGAATCCATGAATCTCTTAACGCtgaataatagtataatgGAATTGTTATAACAATTACTAGAGCAATCAATGGAGCAAGTCTTGATGTTTTTCTTCGTGGCTCAGGCTTCCCAACTGGAAGCTCCAACGCCTGGAATTTCATTGCAATTTAAGATTTAGACATGGTGATTGATATTAATTCTTTGAGTTAGAGAAAATCACAATCTCTCTTTATGTTTTGGGAGAAAAGAAAGCGGAGTTATCAGAAAAGAAAGATTTACACTTATATACCTCTCAAGGGTTGAGATTGTGTCTGCATGCATATTCATTTGGCTATTTCCACTCATGTGGGGgattgttggaatctatgccgatcaatggactttgaccaattataaatttcaacgagacatttaattttgtgaaattaaatgatatagtgTCGATCTACGTTCGAATTAGATGACcatggtatattcattttctcaaatccgattcccgatgagtgagaaataatggattaaagttgtgcaaaattgcaaacttaatgaactatgagagaagcttagagaataattaagagagttaattatcccacattgtaAGTTataaccttattaaactagtatttaataaggattattacatgtaataattatagtggactaagatgggctgtaagagcccacacgcgTGCGCCGCCCGCCCCGCTGCGAGCCGCGTGCCGCGAGCctcgagcccgagcccgagcctGTGCTCGTGCTCGTGCTCGTTCGTGCCCGTGTCCttggacttggatcttggcaattggtctttgggccTGGTCGTGGGCTTGGTGCTTGGGCTAGACCCAAGGCTAGTgggtctagttctttttagaccaccaccgtttccacgtcagcaagccaagcgggatgacacctcgtcagtatgacgcggtaagccaacgtggctgacacgtgataGTCCACGTTATGATCGAATCTAGAAGTTTCTAGATTCAGCCTCTCAGCTCTGTAACGCCTCGTAACCGACGACCGTTACGGTCTAGCATTGATAATAGCCATCAAGGTTGTGTTGACCCCTGCAGTGGACTGAGCCTATtaataggctagccattccaTGCATTCTACACACATCATATACTAGAAAGCATTCTGCATCAGaagctctctccctctctgcATTGTTTTTCTGTCGAAAGCTCTGCCCTCTCCCTTcatccagttcgccggagctctgctgatagcggtgctgcttcaTCAGAGACGTAGCTGTTTTATCTTTGCCgacgaaacgccaatccgaagagcactaccggagcatatctcgtcttgcggacaGAAGACTCCTCGACTCGACTAAACACTTTCACGGTTTACTTGTTTCGAATTTTTCTTGTAATCGTGTTTCAGTTTTTCCATTTGTATTTCTTcttgggttgtattacgcccTGCAAGTTTTATATCTTGTAATTCCAGAAACCAACACCAAATGCAACAAACGCCGGGGATGATGCCCCAAATGCAACAAAACGTCGGGGATGATGCCCCAAATGCAACAAATGCCGGGGATGATGCCCCAAATGCAACCTGGGAGGATGATGCCCTAGTAGGGATCCACCGCCGCTGCGAGAGGGAGCAGGCAGGCTGTCCCCAACCACATGAGGACAATGTCTATCACCCCTATATGGATTTATTGTCTGGTGATTCTCCTCAGCGTACTACACTGGAGACTCAGTTCGCTGGCATCGAGATGTTCTCTTATGAGGAGTTGGGGATACCTCCGAGGACGGAGCCAGCCACGTAGCCAGCAGCGCCAACGGTGAGGACGCGGAGGCCGGGGAAGGGCAAGGCCACTAGCTCGCGTGCAGCGACCGATGGTGGGGCAAAGGAGGAGGAAGGGGAAGGCGGCCGGAGAAGGAGGACCGTCTGGAACATTCAGGAATGCGTCGCGCTAGCAAGGGCATGGATCAGTGTAGTCGATGATCCATACGTCTCGTCCAACCAGGTCATCGATAGAATGTGGTACCGCATTAGCCAAAGATACCTCGAATGGAAACCGGCCGACGGGAAGGCTCACACTCCAGAGCAATGCCGAAAACTGTGGGAGCGGCTAAAGAAGCAACTCAGCCGATTTTTCGGCATCTACCAAAAGAACATGCGGTCGGCTACCAGTGGCATGACCTCCGAAGATGTGAAGCTTCTGTCCCACCAGCAGTTCCCCGACGGTGAGAAGGGGTTCGGGGAATTCAAATATTGGGACGTTTATCTTGAGAGGAGAATTCCCCCAAGTTTATGGCGGGTGTTGAAGCTGGGTGGCcgaagcggacgaagatcaaCGCCTCTGGCGAGTACAGCAGCAGTGTACCGGTTCACACGAACTCCCCGAAGCCGAGGCAGAGTTCCTGACACCTCAATCGTCTTCCCGCCGCCGTCGCCCGATTGGGCATAAGGCCGCGACGCGGTTGGCTAGGGGTAGTTCCAGTGCCTCGCAAGAGGTCCACTCGGAAGTTCCTTCGCAGATCACTCCCCAGCTGACCAATCTCGCCGAACTGCAGATGACGCAGTTCATGATCGAAACAACGGAGAAGTGGCATGCAGCGACGGATCCCATGTACAAGCGGATGTTGAAGGATGGGATCGACACTATGAGGAGAAATCTGAGGCTGCCACCCCTGCCCGATGCTGACACCACAACCGCCGAAGGGGAGGACGAGTCTGATGCCGGGGAATGAGACGGGGGAACAATTTGTCGAAgcttgggtttttttttttgttggttaagtttttttttaaaaataattatgtacttttttaaaaaaataaagtagttgCATTTTCTCCGTATTCGTGCCGAAATTTTAATACCGTACAttgtttaattccgtaaattgtttaatttggtgcatttgtgaattttttttattgcgggaagtccgcGCGGAAAGGCTAGTGGATGTCTTCCACTGTGTAGGGAAGGCTATGggaagtccttatgacgtggcaggaggtgTTTTTGAGAAGTCCATCGGGAAAGCTATGGGAAGTCTGTCCCCACTATGGGAAGTCTGTCCCCACTGGTGTTTTTGACATGATTTGGCATTGTTTTTCAATATGTTTCCctatatttttcatgtctaaTCTATTGAGTCGAATTGATTGACAAGATGCCCAAATCTACacaatactactccctccttccAAAACAATAGACCAATTTGTGTACGCCCTccttccaaaaaaatagaccaATTTGTGTACAACACCGTGCttttaatatagaattgataaagtaagataaaagggaaaaaggtaagagagaatgagaaaatagtaagagagagagagaaagtaggagagaagtagtgttagtgtaAGATAGAAGTTTTAGTTCTAATGGCATAAgtggtaaataaaatgatgtgtagagttattattttgttgaaattttttcataaatgattgtactctattttttatggactgAGGATATATAATTTTCCTCATTTGTGTCATCAGATCTCACCGGCGGAGTTAGGACAACGGATGACGCCACGATATGTCCCTGCtccttttatttcaattttatgttgatttgtaCTTTATTTGTGCTGATTTGGGATTGTATGTTctttttagggtttttggctttttaaaccaaaacctttcctcaaattccggtttttcccatgaactatgagatttgtttataaaaccacgaacttccatttcgttaggattttcccccCAGCGGGTCAACGACGAAATCCGGGTTGTCtacatgttaattttaaccctatttgtcactaaattgattacttggatcttatttggcacaataatacatagagtcacaattattacataacaaatgacaacttttgaataaacaaaacacaattttaacattttgaattatgctattcgggtcgggttggaaaaatcctaacgaaatgaaagtttgtggttttaaaaacaaatctcataattcatgagaaaaaccgaaattcagaaaaatgctttggtttaaaaagccaaaaaccctctTTTTATCTATAGAGAGATCTCGTTACTATCCAtccttgttttttttaaaaaactagtTATGTTGTTTGTTGCTTTTTACAGTAATGATTAAATGTTATAGAGAAATACTAAAAGATTAACTTTTCACAAAAGggacaaaaaatctcaaaatatttGGATAATAAAAAGGCTTAACTTTTCACTAGTCATACTATatatttggagagagagagattcaTGGAGAAagaaacaattataaaaacactaaaataGTCTCAAAGTCCAAAAAGATCAATATAATAGTGAaagatgacaaaaaaaaaaaaaaaaaatgttattacaATCTAAACTAATCTATCCATgctaatattattgttattatagACCACGGATAAATGCTGTGATTTTTTTAGACTTCTTTCATTGATAAACTGACTGAAATGTCCTTTAGAAACAGTATTTTCGAACAAAACAAATGTTCAAAAACGGTATTAAATCAAAGTTGAAAGACTGACTTCTAccgatattttaaagttttaataCCTCGTTTGATACCAATTCATAGTTAAAgtaccaaaaaagatgttcacTATCTCAAAACAATTATGACATGGGATTCTTTATTAACATGAATTAATGGATATCGACCAGGAAAAAGTGGATAGGCATAAACGTTAATACGAGACAAAACCGTACAAATATCTCTTAGGTAGTAACTTccttcgttccataataatgagtcattttgtcattttggtatgtcccatagtaatagagtcattttcttttttagtaaaagtcaacacatttttccacacgtactttactatctcttactttttcctctcttcatctctctacctttttcattttccactttattctttctttacttaactcacttaacacaatttttcttaatctccgtgccgaaaagttctgcctccattactatggaacggagggaatagaacttagagcatccacagtggtaataggctagccacaggCTAGAAACTGAACACCTCCTTCCACATCATCAGGACTAAAAACTgtctgccacatcatcaggacaCCTAACTGCACAACAATAGGCTAGAAACTGGACTAGCCGTTGGACTAGCcacaattaaacaaaataaaatgcatattaaaattatattcgcgcaattacggaattaaatttacgatacAAATACGAGAAAATgctgtcatttttatttaaataaaaaaaaagtacataaaaaaaattctaaaattaaaaaaaaattacataaaaaaaatcgtcCTACTTCCACACACGCGGCCCCGCCTCACTCCTCGCGGCCGCCTTGGCCAGACCCGGCGCCTCCCGTCGTGCCGAAAGGCGGCATCCCCAAATCGGCCTGCATACTCTGGATGAGATCAAAGATTAGCTCCTTCATCACCGGGTCAGTCGTCGCACTCCAGTCACGTATGAGCTTCATCATGCTCTACTGCGTTTGTATATGCCCGAGGCGGGCGAGCTCGGGCGTCACTTGACTAGAAGGGGTTGCGGACTGGACCTCCTGGGACCCGCCCGTTGCGCCCTTTTTTGACCAACCGGGCGAGTGCGGCGAGAAAACGATGGAGGGGTCGGGACGTCCTCGGCACTGTCTGGGAGCTCGTGGGAACCGCTGCTGCTGTAATCGCCGCCGAGGTTCAGGcgctgcttcttcggccacccagccTCGACACCCGCCCAAAACTTCTCGGACTCCATTAGCACTTCATAGCAGGACCACATTGTGAACTCCCTATGAATCCCCTCCAAGGGTAAGCCTTCCTCCGAGATCCTCCTCACATCATCCAACGTTTGGCTACTGCCCTTCATGCGGAGGTTGTTTGTGTACAAGCCCGCAAATCGGGAGACCGCAGCCTTCACTCGCTCCCACTgcttccggcactcctccccTTTGTGTGGCCTCCCTTCTGGGTAAAATTGCAAGTAGGCTTCTACTATTTTAGCCCACAAGTTGAGGATCCTCTGATTGTTGGACTTTAGGGGATCATCGCAAATACGCAGCCAAGCCTTGGACAGCGCAAGGTTCTCCACTTCCGTCCACTTCGTCCTCTTTCGCTTAACTGCACTGCCTTCATCAGccggctgcgacgactcgTCGGCCACTCCTTATCCCTTGctcttgcccttgcccttgcccttctTCTTCGGTGCGCTCCGGCCTACTCCTTCTGTTGGAAGGGGAGTGTCCGCATTAACATCTATCCCCAACTCCTCTAGGGAGAAAGTGTCATTTCCAGTGAATTGAGTCTCCACTTGGGTTGATGTGTTCGAACCAGCAGTCAAAAAGTCAAGACTGGGCCGATACACATTGTCCCCCCCGACATCCCCTGCATCCCCGGCATCATATGCATCCCCGCCATCCCTTGCATCCCTTGCATCCCCATCATCCCCGGCTGCCACGCCGGCATCCCCGACATACTACTACCACCGGGCATCCCCTGCATCCCCGACATACTACTACCGCCGGGCATCCCCTGCATCCCTGGCATCATCCCCGCCCAAGGATGCATGTTGTAGTACCCGCCCATCGGACCCGCCCATCCACCTCCAACGGGGAACGTTGGAGATGACGCTCCGCTCGTCACTGGAGAGTTGTTGTTCTCCATTTCAAGGTGTTGATCTTGTACATtaattttagagagagagaaactcgttaacacaagtggtgcaaatgaaaacgAAGTTCAATTAACTGTATATAGActttcgaaaaaaaaaacgctcGTCGATTGGGAGCtgcaatggcggctagcgatcggctagcgcccgCGAATCGGCGTGTACACGCCGATTCGCTCGCCGAAATTCCGTTCGCCGCTCGCAATGATTCGGCTAGAGAACCGCTAGCCGGCCGCTAGCCTCCATTGTAGATGCTCTTAGATGCATTGATTTATTTAGTGGCAATGAATCAAGTCAATATATTCCGAAAAATTAAATGCAGGAGTAATAAAAAGTCGTGATTATAgcttaaaattataaaaaattctaaagtaaaaagtaagtAGCCTAGCCTAGCATTCAGATTAGAGACTTTACATACAATGGACCACAATATACATGTAAGAATACTGtctataatttacatataattactataattgtaatattaattgtaattcTAATTTCTCGGAATTGAGGGGAGGGGAAATAAATTTTGGGTACATTTATATATGCAAAAGTAAATCCAGTTGAGCTAGTTTTAGGTGGTGGAGGTGGTATTTTCAATTGGGCTAGAGGCTGATGTAGAGAAATGGGCTCTGCTATATAAGATCTGGTGAAATGGAGCCCAGATCCATTCCAATTCAAGAATTGTTACACTGAATATCCAACTCTGGGTTGCTTCATTAATTTACTGGAGACTACGATTCAAAAATTCGGTATGATAAAATAGTTCGGTGTCATTTTGATTGGAGAAACGcctaataatttcataaaagtaATTATCAATCAACATTAgcactaaaattttaattgattataaaatcagatcaaattaatagttatgtGGAGATCTTCATTAGATCCGTAAACTAAAAGCAATCGCTAGTTGTTATCCtatcaataattaatgaaatgataTACGGAGTATGATCTAATCCACAAAAAGTTAGactaaagaaaatagaaagaaggatagaaatggagaattaatattgaataGAAAACGGACTCAATTGAAACCTATAAATCTTCACCTAAAAATAAAGACAATCCAATGCGATTTTCACTATCGAAATGGAATTTCATAGAATtgtactaaaaataaaagagcatatataatagttttaaagTATGATAAAAGCTAATACACAATGATTCACAAAGtcctatttatatttaggGTTCAAttcataagaaaataaatgcaaaatatCAGCAAAAATCGTCATTGTTGTATTTCACCTAGCCAACTATAGTAAGATCCTTGGGACAATTCATCACGCACCACACGACCGGATAGAGTATGTTTTACATGTAAAAATTAAGTTATTCCaacaaatatataacaaattttgaaattttcactTACGATGAGACcaaatataaaacataatgGATCGTCGAACGAGCCTCATTTATGTGGTTCGAACACAACGTCGAGTTGGAGGAAAGGGTGGTAACAAGTGGAAGGTGAAGTATTTGGAGTCGAACTGCAAATGTCAAAAGTGGCAGATGTGGAGACTTCCATGTTCACATGCGTTGTGCGGTTTAGAAATGACAACATGTTATCGCTTGTTAACCCTGTATACCACACAAGTGTTTGGGTACGCCAATATTCTGGGGTGTTCAATCCTCTCAGACACCCAGATTATTGGGACGTGCCAGAATGGACTTTTGCAGTGTTCACGAACCCAGTTAATGCCTCGAAGTCGTGGTCGATACCTTAGTAAATAGCACGGGGAAGNNNNNNNNNNNNNNNNNNNNNNNNNNNNNNNNNNNNNNNNNNNNNNNNNNNNNNNNNNNNNNNNNNNNNNNNNNNNNNNNNNNNNNNNNNNNNNNNNNNNTAACTATTTATGTGCACAAATTTATGCTTCTAATTACATTACCAAACAATTGGTGCAAAATTTATGCCCCCAAAAACCCAAAGGATAAAACATTTTCACTCCAGGAAGAGATGTATAAAAGATATACACTATTTAGAAACCTAATCAGACCAAATAACACAGAAAATTAAGCAAAATAGCATTCTCCCAACATATATGAACTCATATTTAGGTGAGAGGCTGAGAGCAATCAGTGCATGGGTTTAAAAAACGTATTAAgcgaaaaaaatcataaacccGAAGAATCGAAGAACACCCAAAGTTGAATAACTCTCCTTTCAAAGCGTCGGACTTCATTCGCATTGACCCCGAAGAATTAGCAAACATCAAAGTTGAATAACTCTCCTTTAAAAGCTCGGACTTCATTCGCATTCTGAGCCACATTCGCATTCTGAGCGTCATTAGCATTCTGATCCTCATTCGCATTCTGAGCCACATTCGCATTCTGAGCGTCATTAGCATTCTGATCCTCATTCGCATTCTGAGCATCATTCGCATTCTGAGCCACATTCGCATTCTGAGCGTCATTCTCATTCTGATCCTCATTCGCATTCTGATCCTCATTCTCTTTCTGATCCTCATTCGCATTCTGAGCccatattttgtaaaaaagcATACACACATTTGAACGATCCCAAAAAGCTACTCCAAGTCCATTTGGAATCTACCCCAAAATATAGCCATGTATAagataatcaataatttacataatagaatacataatttaaataatcgAATATGAACTTACGGATATAAAGTCTAAAGGTTGGAGTAAGGCATAGATGAACCAAATGATTGAGTTACATAACCCTAGGCGGAGTAAAAATTTGGCATGATCTTAGCATCTTTAAACATTACAACTCTTTTCATTGAtgagatttttatttgtgtcaTTAggataaattagaaataaatcgTTAGCATTAAGAAATGGAGAAACATACCAAGATGGACATCGGAGGGGCGTACATGATGCGTACTCACGGTATTCATGATTCCCCATGACCGTGGTGCGAGTGGCGTGCGAGGAATGATGTGGAATATAATTCGAACAATCAAACAATGATGCACTCAATCGGATGTGTGGGGGACTCTACCACTACAATATCGAAAATGTACCCACTATGATGTTTCTTCCATGTATGGGCGCCAACGGGTTGGCGTGTTATAACGTAAAACGCCAGCTAAACCGGCGTTTTACAATTtcttattgaaataaatttaagcctattttattataaaaaccCCAAAACCCATAGGCGTGTTTATGAAAACGCCTATTGCGTGGCGTTTTAATCGAATTCTAGCACaataaatcatatttaaaaaatatatatatgttgtaaAACCCCAATAAAGTTGGCGTGTTTAACAAAAACGTATATTACTCGCGCCTTTAAGAAATTTCGgctaaaataaatcaaacacttaaaagaaaatacatgGTGAAAACGCCATTGTtgggcttttttttttttcacttaaaaACGCCCAACGGGGGTTGGCCCTTATCTTTGCAGAGATATCGGTCCATTCTTTCCCCAAAATGACGAACCCTAATGCTTTACCCATCCAAATGCGAAAAACAATCAGTGCGAAAACCTTGCCGGGTTGACTCAATCGGcgatttgagagagaagattttgattttggtctACTCTTCCACTCATTATCCTCCTATTCGGTTAGTATACATAATTTTTGACTAATATTTGATGGATTGTTATGATAGTATATATTGTGGTGtagttaattataaaaatattgttgatgtATAAAGTTTCTTCTACATAATGATAAGTGTAAAaacaatacatatttatttttgtgctACGTTATTAGAATTTTATGCCGTGGTGTGTCATTTATATTGGGGTGGAAAGATAATTCCGGACATTATTTCATATGAtccccctttttcccatcgggATTCATTATGTTGGACAAATGTATATCCCTAAAAGAGCTTGTGGATACAATTTGTGAAAGGATGGGTATAAACAtacttgaaaaaaaagttcaacTAATATGGAAACGTACCATATGCGTTGGATCTGCGTCCGTTTATAGGTACTCTCTAGAAGAATATGCATGCCACTAATGTTCGGTGAGAGTATGGCTAAAGGAGGtcaaattgaattatttgttgaacTTGCAATTACTCAACAAAATAGTCATCATGTCATAAAATTACGATGTTGGTAAGTCGAGTACAAGTAGCAAGTTTCGTCAACCAAGATTTTGATGTTGGAGGCGTGCGTTTTGGGGAGTGACAATTGTGATGTGGTTGATGACATTATAGGTCGATAAAGCCACTTTCTTGATCCACCATCACCTTATGATTCGAAAAATGTAAACATTGTTAGTACGGACTGGATGGTGATCCGTCGGATGATGATCCGGTTGGAGAAACGGGTTGAAGAAATAGTGGATGGAGAAACGGGTGGAAGAAGAGTAGTTCCCCGTTCCCCCGGCGTGGAATAACTATTTCGCACCTTACCGGTATATATGATAGTTTTGATCCAAGAACTTTGAGGGTTGCGATCCAGTGTGCATTATTGGAGTGAAAAGGATCCGGGAATGTCGGTTTGCATTCCAAATTTAGAACGAAGTTGGAATTGAAGACGCCCGTTACTTTTGGCATTTGGAAAAAATCCGACAATATACGAGTTCTGAAAGTAAAGGAAAGAGATGGCATGCGGTTTGTAAGTACGGAAATCCGGAAGATAAGTCATTAGAAATGTTTGTGGGAGTGTCGAGGGAACATTGAGAAAGCATGATGAACAACTTGGCAAATTAGAGTGTTTACCAATGCTCATACTTGTATGGGGGATCGCAATTATGATGGGCACGAAACTCGGTCGTCCATGATAGCATTGAGTGTTCGGCATCGAGATAGAAAACGATCCTGCACAAGGTAAAAGCTATTGTGGCGGATATTGAAAATAGATTTCATGTGAAAGTTGATGGAACTCATCTACATGGACGATGTCGAGGTAAAATTCTTATTGCCGTTGGATTTGATGCTAATAAGAAATGTTTGCCGGTTGCATTTGCCATTGTTGATGAGAAAACCAAAGAAAGTTGGAATTGGTTTATGGAACGCATAAGACTGCATGTAGCAAAGCATGAAATATGTGTAATTTCGGATAGGCATGTGGGAATCATAGATGCAATGAATCCTCCCATATGGAAAGAAGAACCTAAAGGTTATCACAGGTTTTGCTTGGTACATGTTAGAAAGAATGTTCTGCAGAATCACAAAGGTATCATGGTTAAAAGGTTGGTTTGGAAAATGGGTATTGCTACCAAAAAGCGCAAGTTTAAGAAAAGACGTCGTTTACTTCGAGACGTCAACAACGAGGCTTTGCAGTACCTTGACACTGtggataaagaaaaatggaatttgGCGTATGACAATCACAAAAGATGGGGTGAGATGACCACTAATGTGGTGGAATCTTACAACAACGTGTTGAGAGGCGCAAGAGAACTCCCAATCAAGGCTTGCATTGATATGACATTTTGGAGGACAATAGAATGGTTCAATCAGCGGTCAATTGCATCAACACAGTGTGCCACACCACTTACCCCGTGGGCGCATGAAAAGGTGTACAAAAATGATGCAAAGG
The nucleotide sequence above comes from Salvia hispanica cultivar TCC Black 2014 chromosome 5, UniMelb_Shisp_WGS_1.0, whole genome shotgun sequence. Encoded proteins:
- the LOC125189707 gene encoding uncharacterized protein LOC125189707, yielding MNPPIWKEEPKGYHRFCLVHVRKNVLQNHKGIMVKRLVWKMGIATKKRKFKKRRRLLRDVNNEALQYLDTVDKEKWNLAYDNHKRWGEMTTNVVESYNNVLRGARELPIKACIDMTFWRTIEWFNQRSIASTQCATPLTPWAHEKVYKNDAKGQLHNVRAPSTMRGIYVVRTQRRVGGKGGNKWKVMYLESNCKCQKWQMWRLPCSHAAAVVRFRNDNMLSLVNPVYHTSVWVYQYSGVFNPLRHPDYWDVPEWTFAVFTNPVNASKSWSIP